A window of Chitinophaga sp. MM2321 contains these coding sequences:
- a CDS encoding SulP family inorganic anion transporter produces MNKQASLFSNIKGDFSAGLVVFLIAVPLCLGIALASGAPLFAGMISGIIGGLVIGFLSGSQLSVSGPAAGLTAVVLTAITQMGAFDIFLLSVVIGGGIQLILGLIKAGTVANYFPSNVITGMLAAIGLIIILKQIPLAFGYDPATAGSVTFFQADGNTFFSSILAAVNHISIGATLITILSVLIILYWNRIPKLNIVPAPLVAVIVGVLLNLAFSGNGVLALGSAHLVSLPVPDSFSDFIGQFTLPRFSAISNKEVWITAITIAIVASVETLLNVEATDKLDPLKRYTSPNRELKAQGIGNMISGLIGGLPVTSVIVRSSANINAGAKTKLSSMIHGALLLVCAALIPMLLNKIPLATLAAVLLVTGYKLCKISIFKEMFKNGKYQWVPFVATVAAIVFTDLLIGIALGMAVSVLAILRGNMKSSYYFRKEKYNTGDSIRLELAQEVSFLNKASILLTLDHIPSNVTLIIDARKTAYIDFDVLQTIREFKDIKAPQKNINVVLTGFKEVYKIQNNADLSVEEQGRLTTSHTHTISTGNHRELLKQLQLN; encoded by the coding sequence ATGAACAAACAAGCATCCTTATTTTCAAATATTAAAGGCGATTTTTCCGCTGGTTTAGTCGTCTTCCTTATTGCTGTGCCGCTGTGTCTGGGTATTGCCCTGGCCTCCGGCGCACCGCTGTTTGCCGGTATGATCTCCGGCATCATAGGCGGTCTGGTAATAGGTTTCCTCAGTGGCTCACAACTGAGTGTAAGCGGCCCTGCGGCAGGTCTTACTGCAGTAGTTTTAACCGCTATCACGCAAATGGGCGCATTTGACATATTCCTGCTCAGCGTGGTTATTGGTGGCGGTATTCAATTGATCCTGGGCCTGATAAAAGCAGGAACCGTGGCTAACTATTTCCCGTCCAATGTTATTACGGGAATGCTTGCCGCCATTGGCCTCATCATTATCCTGAAACAAATACCGCTTGCTTTTGGCTATGATCCTGCAACAGCCGGCAGCGTTACTTTTTTCCAGGCAGATGGCAATACTTTTTTCAGCTCCATCCTGGCGGCTGTTAATCATATCAGTATTGGCGCCACCCTGATAACCATTCTTTCTGTTCTGATCATTCTGTACTGGAACCGGATCCCGAAACTAAACATCGTGCCGGCGCCACTCGTAGCGGTTATTGTGGGGGTTTTACTAAACCTCGCGTTTTCCGGCAACGGTGTGCTGGCACTGGGATCTGCGCATCTCGTATCGTTACCGGTTCCCGACAGCTTCAGCGATTTTATTGGTCAGTTTACCCTTCCCCGCTTCAGCGCCATCTCCAATAAAGAAGTATGGATCACCGCTATCACCATTGCGATTGTGGCATCTGTAGAAACACTGCTCAATGTAGAGGCAACAGACAAACTCGACCCGCTGAAACGTTATACTTCACCGAATCGTGAGCTGAAAGCACAAGGTATCGGCAATATGATCAGTGGCCTGATAGGTGGACTACCCGTCACCTCAGTGATTGTGCGTTCCAGTGCCAATATCAATGCCGGCGCCAAAACGAAGTTATCATCCATGATACATGGCGCCCTGTTGCTGGTGTGTGCTGCACTGATCCCCATGCTATTGAATAAAATCCCCCTGGCTACCCTCGCAGCAGTACTGCTCGTAACAGGCTACAAGCTGTGTAAGATTTCTATCTTCAAAGAGATGTTTAAAAACGGTAAATACCAATGGGTGCCCTTCGTGGCAACAGTGGCGGCCATCGTATTCACGGATCTCCTGATAGGCATTGCATTAGGTATGGCGGTAAGCGTACTGGCCATTTTACGCGGTAATATGAAAAGCTCCTACTACTTCCGTAAGGAAAAATATAATACCGGCGACAGTATCCGGTTGGAGCTTGCACAGGAAGTTTCTTTCCTGAACAAAGCCAGCATCCTGCTCACACTGGATCACATACCATCCAATGTAACACTGATTATTGATGCCCGGAAAACTGCTTATATAGATTTTGATGTATTGCAAACAATACGGGAATTTAAAGATATCAAAGCCCCTCAGAAGAACATTAATGTTGTCCTCACAGGATTCAAAGAGGTGTATAAGATACAGAACAACGCAGACCTCTCTGTAGAAGAACAGGGCAGACTTACCACCAGTCATACCCACACCATTTCTACAGGGAATCACAGGGAACTCCTGAAACAGTTACAATTAAACTAG
- a CDS encoding PadR family transcriptional regulator, protein MNIDNTQSQMRKGVLEFCILSIIKQGEAYPSDIIEKMKEAKLDILEGTLYPLLTRLKNAELLTYRWVESSSGPPRKYFSMTDKGEAFYRVLESTWNELANAVHQLTQNSTPL, encoded by the coding sequence ATGAATATTGATAACACACAATCGCAGATGAGGAAGGGTGTGCTGGAGTTTTGCATTTTGTCCATCATTAAGCAAGGAGAGGCTTACCCGTCAGACATCATTGAAAAGATGAAAGAGGCAAAGCTGGATATCCTGGAGGGCACTTTGTATCCCTTACTAACAAGATTGAAAAATGCCGAATTACTCACCTACCGGTGGGTGGAAAGCAGCTCAGGCCCCCCCAGAAAGTATTTTTCCATGACGGACAAAGGAGAAGCCTTTTACCGCGTACTGGAAAGCACCTGGAACGAACTGGCCAACGCTGTTCATCAATTAACACAAAACAGTACACCCCTTTAA
- a CDS encoding mannose-1-phosphate guanylyltransferase, which translates to MTQLNSHFYVAIMAGGIGSRFWPHSRTDNPKQFLDILNTGKTLLQWTYERFANFIPKENIFVVTHQQYNSKVAEQLPELPAANIVSEPSRKNTAPCVAYISHKIHKQDPLANIICAPADHLIVDGPAFTSACLNALLFVQKNSALITLGIKPTRPDTGYGYIQFEPQQVADNVYQVKTFTEKPNLELAKTFLQSGDFLWNAGIFVWNVKTILTAFREYLPEINELFEQSTFALNTPQEKEVIERVYPQCTNISIDYGIMEKAANVYVIPSNFGWSDLGTWASAYENLEKDYLGNAVQGKNVVVIDATKCMVKVPNDKLVLLQGLDEFIVIDTHDVLLICKKDNEQQIKEYVGEIKRNKGEKFL; encoded by the coding sequence ATGACACAGCTGAACAGCCACTTTTATGTGGCAATAATGGCAGGAGGTATTGGCAGCCGCTTTTGGCCCCACAGCCGCACAGACAATCCCAAGCAATTCCTGGATATCCTGAACACCGGGAAAACCCTGCTTCAATGGACTTATGAACGTTTCGCCAACTTCATTCCAAAGGAAAACATCTTTGTGGTCACACACCAGCAATATAATTCCAAGGTAGCCGAACAATTACCGGAACTCCCTGCGGCCAATATTGTGAGTGAACCATCCAGAAAGAATACGGCTCCTTGTGTGGCATATATCTCACACAAAATCCATAAACAGGATCCGCTGGCGAATATCATCTGCGCACCTGCAGATCATCTCATCGTTGATGGTCCCGCTTTTACCAGCGCATGCCTCAACGCGCTCCTGTTTGTACAAAAAAACAGCGCCCTCATCACCCTGGGGATCAAACCTACCCGTCCCGATACCGGCTACGGCTATATCCAGTTTGAACCACAGCAGGTAGCGGATAATGTATACCAGGTGAAAACATTTACAGAAAAACCGAACCTGGAACTGGCGAAAACATTTTTGCAAAGCGGCGATTTCCTCTGGAACGCCGGCATCTTTGTCTGGAATGTAAAAACCATCCTGACGGCTTTCCGGGAATACCTGCCCGAAATAAATGAACTCTTTGAGCAAAGCACTTTTGCCCTGAACACCCCACAGGAAAAAGAAGTGATTGAAAGGGTTTATCCGCAGTGTACCAACATCTCCATAGATTATGGCATTATGGAGAAAGCGGCCAACGTATACGTAATCCCTTCCAACTTTGGCTGGAGCGATCTCGGTACCTGGGCTTCCGCCTACGAGAACCTGGAAAAGGATTACCTCGGCAATGCGGTACAAGGTAAAAATGTAGTAGTCATTGACGCCACCAAATGCATGGTGAAAGTGCCTAACGACAAGCTGGTACTGCTACAAGGCCTCGATGAATTTATTGTGATCGATACCCATGATGTGTTACTTATCTGCAAAAAAGATAACGAACAACAGATCAAAGAATATGTGGGTGAGATCAAACGGAATAAAGGGGAGAAGTTCTTATAA
- a CDS encoding KpsF/GutQ family sugar-phosphate isomerase, which yields MKRNGTNNIREVAKRTIAVEAAAINDLQQFIDADFEKVVELVAQGKGRLVVTGIGKSAIIAQKIVATLNSTGTPALFMHAADAIHGDLGMIRQEDIVMCISKSGSSAEIKVLVPLVKNFGNTLIAMVGNTDSFLAAEADYVLNTTVSQEACPNNLAPTTSTTAQLAMGDALAVCLIEWHGFTAADFAKFHPGGALGKKLYLKVADLSKQHQAPKVLINSSLREVIVEISSGMLGVTAVLDEKELLKGIITDGDLRRMLEKNVATASVTAKDIMSLHPKMIQQDELAINALEMMRRNDITQLLVMDGERYTGIIHLHDLIREGII from the coding sequence ATGAAAAGGAACGGAACCAATAACATAAGAGAGGTAGCAAAACGCACAATTGCGGTTGAAGCAGCAGCTATTAATGATTTGCAGCAGTTTATAGATGCAGATTTTGAAAAGGTGGTGGAACTGGTAGCGCAAGGCAAAGGACGACTGGTGGTGACCGGCATTGGAAAAAGTGCCATCATTGCCCAGAAAATTGTTGCCACCCTTAACTCTACCGGCACACCGGCCCTTTTTATGCACGCTGCTGATGCTATCCATGGAGACCTCGGAATGATCCGGCAGGAAGATATTGTAATGTGTATCTCCAAAAGCGGGTCTTCTGCAGAAATAAAGGTATTAGTACCCTTAGTGAAGAATTTTGGCAACACATTAATAGCCATGGTGGGGAATACTGACTCATTCCTGGCCGCAGAAGCGGACTATGTGCTGAATACGACCGTTAGCCAGGAAGCATGCCCTAATAACCTTGCACCCACTACCAGCACCACTGCGCAGCTGGCAATGGGAGATGCATTGGCGGTATGCCTCATAGAATGGCACGGATTTACGGCTGCTGACTTTGCAAAATTTCATCCCGGTGGCGCACTGGGTAAAAAATTATATCTTAAAGTAGCAGATCTTAGCAAACAGCATCAGGCGCCAAAGGTATTGATCAACAGCTCCCTCCGGGAGGTAATTGTGGAAATTTCCTCCGGAATGCTTGGTGTAACAGCTGTACTGGACGAAAAGGAGTTATTAAAAGGTATTATTACAGATGGAGACCTGCGCAGAATGCTGGAGAAAAATGTAGCTACAGCTTCTGTAACGGCAAAAGATATCATGTCGCTACACCCAAAAATGATCCAGCAGGACGAACTGGCTATCAATGCATTGGAAATGATGCGCCGGAACGATATCACACAACTGCTGGTAATGGATGGAGAACGATATACTGGTATTATTCACTTACATGATTTAATCAGAGAGGGAATTATTTAG
- a CDS encoding carbonic anhydrase family protein, whose product MKTLNKKYQDSISPRQAFDLLKAGNNRFVDNLRINRNLLQMVNDTSDGQWPMAAIVSCMDSRTSAELIFDQGLGDIFSIRLAGAVISDNVLGSLEYACKAAGSKFIVVLGHSKCGAISGACDTVEMGNLTGLLNKITPSVFAEKTVTHNRTSNNPAFVDAVAHIHVERSVQAIIEQSNILREMILKGEVGIIGAMYDVQTGIVNFIEHTLTLEEAKEPTTAIAV is encoded by the coding sequence ATGAAAACACTTAATAAAAAATACCAGGACAGCATCTCCCCCAGACAAGCATTCGATCTGTTAAAAGCAGGTAATAACCGCTTTGTCGATAACCTGCGCATTAACCGTAACCTCCTGCAAATGGTGAATGATACTTCTGACGGGCAGTGGCCTATGGCAGCTATCGTAAGCTGTATGGATTCACGCACTTCCGCAGAGCTGATCTTTGACCAGGGACTGGGAGATATATTCAGCATTCGTTTAGCCGGCGCCGTTATCTCTGATAATGTGTTGGGCAGCCTGGAATATGCCTGCAAGGCGGCTGGTTCCAAATTCATTGTGGTACTGGGTCACAGCAAATGCGGCGCCATCAGCGGCGCCTGTGATACCGTGGAAATGGGGAACCTGACAGGCTTGTTAAATAAAATTACGCCATCCGTTTTTGCAGAAAAAACGGTTACCCATAACCGTACTTCCAATAACCCGGCCTTTGTAGACGCTGTTGCGCACATTCATGTAGAACGTTCCGTACAGGCGATTATAGAGCAAAGCAATATCCTGCGCGAAATGATCCTGAAAGGAGAAGTAGGTATTATCGGCGCTATGTATGATGTGCAAACCGGTATCGTGAACTTTATAGAACATACCCTCACCCTGGAGGAAGCAAAGGAGCCAACAACAGCCATAGCCGTTTAA
- a CDS encoding M28 family peptidase yields the protein MRLFCYCLSLLFAVPVLAQTKIDSSRLLKDLRTLSADTFEGRKTGTRGNRMAQFYIIDRFKQIGLTPYHGTYEYAFYFQEGDKKTMGTNLYGYIPGKTDQVIVISAHYDHLGTGKPNADKDSIYNGADDNASGVAALLGMAAYFKKHPPRHTLIFAAFDGEEEGLQGSTAFLQQPPVPIAAIRQNINMDMIAHNDKNELYVCGTTPYPALKKYVDAVAANSKIKLIAGHDKPGTGSDNWTNQSDQGPFHQKKIPFLYFGVEDHPDYHQLTDEYTRINNVFYYQATKTILEVVEALDQDL from the coding sequence ATGAGATTGTTTTGTTACTGCTTATCACTGCTCTTTGCTGTGCCGGTTCTGGCGCAAACAAAAATAGATTCTTCCAGGCTGCTGAAAGACCTGCGCACACTGTCGGCCGATACATTTGAAGGCCGTAAAACAGGTACCCGTGGCAATCGCATGGCCCAGTTTTATATTATAGACCGGTTTAAGCAGATAGGACTTACACCTTATCACGGCACCTATGAATACGCCTTCTATTTCCAGGAAGGAGATAAAAAAACAATGGGGACTAACCTCTACGGCTATATTCCCGGTAAAACAGACCAGGTAATCGTGATTTCTGCTCATTATGATCACCTGGGAACAGGCAAGCCCAATGCGGATAAAGACAGTATCTATAACGGCGCTGATGATAATGCTTCCGGTGTGGCAGCCCTGCTGGGTATGGCGGCATATTTCAAGAAACATCCGCCCCGTCATACGCTTATCTTTGCTGCTTTTGACGGCGAAGAAGAAGGGTTACAGGGGTCTACTGCATTTCTGCAACAGCCCCCGGTACCGATAGCAGCTATCCGGCAGAATATTAATATGGATATGATTGCACACAATGATAAAAATGAATTGTATGTATGCGGAACCACGCCATATCCTGCACTGAAAAAATACGTTGATGCCGTAGCGGCCAATAGCAAAATAAAACTGATTGCCGGCCACGACAAGCCGGGAACGGGCAGCGATAACTGGACCAACCAAAGCGATCAGGGCCCCTTCCACCAAAAGAAAATTCCCTTCCTGTATTTCGGCGTAGAAGATCATCCGGATTATCATCAACTAACGGATGAGTATACACGAATAAATAATGTCTTCTACTACCAGGCAACGAAAACGATACTGGAAGTGGTAGAAGCCCTTGACCAGGATCTGTAA
- the feoB gene encoding ferrous iron transport protein B: MQAPINIALVGNPNSGKSSLFNALTGLNQKVSNFPGVTVDKKTGTANIAPGLSANIIDLPGTYSLYPKSADEYVTYDVLINPNNEEVPGLVVIVADASNLKRNLLFCSQIIDLKTPVIIALTMMDIARRKGVEIDLDGLERELGVPVVAINPRKNKGLADLKKIVELAARGHYSVPPRDFINNAALAKPVIEDVKKTVPGKSDYAALHIAVNTDELSFLNGGQKLAIRNSLQTHQFNKTKVQAEEIMQRYARIKHIMKATVVETDPLQKQLRSEKIDDLLLHRFWGYVILLVVMFLLFQSIFWLASYPMDWIEGGFGALSGWLTSILPDNRITDVFINGILAGISGFAVFIPQIMILFGLITVLEDTGYMARISFLTDRLMRQVGLNGKSVMPLISGVACAVPAIMATRTIENKKERLITILVTPLMSCSARLPIYTMMIALVVPDKRILGILGLQGLVMMGLYLLGFFMAIFIAAIMKLFVRIKEKSYFIMELPVYRAPRWKNVGTTMVEKAKIFVTDAGKVIVVISVILWFLASYGPASRMEPLHAKYDQLISQVPKESPQADALDKEFRSEKLSHSYAGILGHAIEPAIRPLGFDWKIGIALITSFAAREVFVGTMATLYSVGENPDDNNATLREKMASATRKDGTPVYTLATGLSLMLFYAFAMQCMSTLAIVKRETKSWKIPIAQFVYMTALAYLCSLIIFNIFK, encoded by the coding sequence ATGCAGGCTCCCATAAACATCGCGCTGGTAGGAAATCCTAATAGTGGCAAAAGCTCCCTTTTTAACGCGCTCACCGGTTTAAATCAGAAGGTGAGCAACTTTCCCGGGGTAACAGTAGATAAGAAAACCGGCACAGCAAACATTGCTCCCGGGCTCTCGGCTAATATTATTGATTTGCCGGGAACCTATAGCCTGTATCCCAAAAGCGCGGATGAGTATGTGACCTATGATGTACTTATCAATCCCAACAATGAAGAGGTCCCGGGCCTGGTGGTGATCGTTGCCGATGCCTCCAACCTCAAGCGTAATCTCCTTTTCTGCTCCCAGATCATTGACCTGAAAACACCCGTGATCATAGCACTGACCATGATGGACATTGCCCGCCGGAAAGGCGTGGAAATTGACCTGGACGGGCTTGAAAGAGAACTGGGCGTGCCGGTAGTGGCCATCAACCCCCGCAAGAATAAAGGGCTGGCCGATCTGAAAAAGATCGTTGAGCTGGCAGCAAGAGGCCATTACAGCGTGCCACCACGCGACTTTATCAACAACGCAGCATTAGCGAAACCGGTTATTGAAGATGTAAAGAAAACAGTTCCCGGCAAAAGCGACTACGCTGCCCTCCACATAGCAGTAAATACAGATGAACTGAGCTTTTTAAATGGTGGTCAGAAACTGGCCATCAGGAACTCATTACAAACACATCAGTTCAATAAAACAAAAGTACAGGCGGAAGAAATCATGCAGCGGTATGCCCGGATCAAGCATATCATGAAAGCAACTGTTGTGGAAACAGATCCGCTACAGAAACAGCTACGTTCTGAAAAAATAGACGATCTGCTCCTGCACCGTTTCTGGGGGTATGTAATTCTGCTGGTGGTGATGTTCCTGTTATTTCAAAGCATTTTCTGGCTGGCTTCCTATCCGATGGATTGGATCGAAGGAGGCTTTGGCGCATTGAGCGGCTGGTTAACCTCCATCCTGCCCGATAACAGGATCACCGATGTGTTTATTAACGGTATCCTGGCCGGTATCAGCGGGTTTGCTGTATTTATACCGCAGATCATGATATTGTTTGGATTGATCACTGTATTGGAAGATACCGGCTATATGGCCCGTATCAGCTTCCTGACAGACCGGCTTATGCGGCAGGTAGGCCTCAACGGAAAGTCCGTGATGCCCCTGATCAGTGGCGTGGCCTGTGCGGTACCCGCGATCATGGCTACCCGTACCATCGAAAATAAAAAAGAACGCCTTATTACCATATTGGTTACCCCGTTAATGAGCTGCTCTGCAAGACTGCCTATTTACACCATGATGATTGCGCTGGTAGTACCAGACAAGCGTATACTGGGTATTCTGGGTTTGCAGGGATTGGTGATGATGGGACTTTATCTGCTGGGCTTCTTCATGGCCATCTTTATTGCCGCCATCATGAAGCTGTTTGTAAGGATTAAAGAGAAGAGTTATTTTATCATGGAACTGCCGGTTTACCGTGCTCCCCGCTGGAAAAACGTGGGTACTACCATGGTGGAAAAAGCCAAGATATTTGTTACAGATGCCGGTAAGGTGATTGTGGTTATCTCCGTTATTCTCTGGTTCCTTGCTTCTTATGGGCCAGCCAGCAGAATGGAGCCGTTGCATGCGAAATACGACCAGCTGATATCTCAGGTGCCAAAAGAATCACCACAGGCCGATGCGCTGGATAAAGAGTTCCGCTCTGAAAAATTATCTCATTCTTATGCAGGCATATTAGGTCATGCAATAGAACCGGCTATCCGCCCACTGGGTTTCGACTGGAAAATAGGGATTGCCCTGATCACCTCTTTTGCTGCCCGTGAAGTATTTGTAGGTACCATGGCCACCTTATATAGTGTGGGTGAAAATCCTGATGATAATAACGCTACGCTGCGTGAAAAAATGGCTTCCGCCACCAGGAAGGATGGTACCCCGGTATATACGCTGGCCACCGGGCTGTCGCTGATGTTGTTTTATGCATTTGCGATGCAGTGTATGAGTACCCTCGCCATTGTGAAACGCGAAACCAAATCGTGGAAAATCCCGATAGCACAATTTGTTTACATGACAGCACTGGCGTATCTCTGCAGTCTTATCATCTTTAATATCTTCAAATAA
- a CDS encoding PspC domain-containing protein, producing MKKIININLSSRLIPIEDSAYEILRQYLDSLKKYFAKEEGGDEIVADIEGRIAEIFQDKLKKGAHCITDDDVLAVKASMGTPEQFDDAAPAENAQAKQEETSEEYIRRPRKRLYRDPENKVLSGVCSGLGAYFNVDPVIFRIIFALLAIGGFGSGILVYFILWIATPSADTAAEKLEMRGERVDLNNIKTTIQEELSHMKGQMKNVGEDIRNFSVGRGRQVGGDLERFFVNLAEGLGKVLVYVTKGFFYFFAVVMLICLIVVGIGITISSAALFPLKSLMFSTPVQNYLFWPAIGLIIGIPVVALLIFIVRKLTGAKQGNRYAGYTLVFLWLLGLAFAAIIVTSVVKDFRRRSNTTNEVIAIKQPSQGKLILKRSPGILSDDFYFGWFDDHMMVADDTIIINFIRVKIEKSPTDSFGVEVARYSQGRTVQQANALAQDIQFQLNQQDSVLYLPEGFALPTHSKYRGQRVTLIIKVPVGKNIEVDKEVYRNYSFSRNDRYDDEWDFDYNDNYPGPVNMKMTPDGADDIRPVTPVKELPVNDSTEVKYRYRGNDSNSNR from the coding sequence ATGAAAAAGATAATTAACATAAATCTGTCGAGTCGGCTTATCCCTATTGAGGATAGTGCATACGAGATACTACGTCAGTATCTGGACAGCCTCAAAAAATACTTTGCGAAAGAGGAAGGTGGAGATGAAATTGTGGCAGACATAGAAGGTCGTATTGCTGAAATATTCCAGGATAAGCTGAAAAAGGGCGCACATTGCATTACAGACGATGATGTACTGGCGGTAAAAGCATCCATGGGTACTCCTGAGCAATTTGACGATGCCGCTCCTGCTGAAAACGCACAGGCAAAGCAGGAAGAAACCTCCGAGGAATATATCCGCCGTCCGCGCAAGCGTTTATACCGCGACCCTGAGAACAAGGTGTTAAGTGGTGTATGTAGCGGTTTGGGCGCCTACTTTAATGTAGACCCCGTGATTTTCCGTATCATCTTCGCATTGCTGGCCATCGGTGGATTTGGTTCCGGTATCCTCGTATACTTCATCCTGTGGATAGCCACCCCCTCTGCCGATACGGCAGCGGAAAAGCTGGAAATGAGAGGAGAAAGGGTAGACCTGAATAATATCAAAACCACCATCCAGGAAGAATTGAGTCATATGAAAGGCCAGATGAAAAACGTAGGAGAAGATATCCGAAATTTTTCCGTGGGCCGCGGAAGACAAGTAGGGGGTGACCTGGAACGCTTTTTTGTAAACCTTGCTGAAGGTTTGGGAAAAGTACTGGTATACGTTACCAAAGGTTTCTTTTACTTTTTCGCTGTAGTGATGCTGATCTGCCTCATAGTAGTAGGTATCGGAATCACTATCTCTTCTGCGGCCCTGTTCCCTTTAAAAAGCCTGATGTTTTCCACCCCGGTACAGAATTATCTTTTCTGGCCCGCAATAGGACTGATCATCGGTATACCGGTAGTAGCGTTGCTGATCTTTATTGTCCGTAAACTCACCGGCGCAAAACAAGGCAACCGCTATGCAGGCTATACATTGGTGTTCCTGTGGTTGCTGGGATTGGCTTTTGCCGCAATAATCGTTACTTCTGTGGTAAAAGATTTCAGAAGACGTAGCAATACAACGAATGAAGTAATTGCCATTAAACAACCGTCGCAAGGAAAACTGATCCTGAAGAGAAGCCCGGGGATATTGAGTGACGACTTTTATTTTGGCTGGTTTGATGACCACATGATGGTGGCAGATGACACTATCATCATCAATTTCATCCGGGTTAAAATAGAAAAAAGTCCTACCGACAGTTTTGGGGTGGAAGTAGCCCGCTATTCTCAGGGTCGCACCGTGCAACAGGCCAACGCGCTGGCACAGGATATTCAGTTCCAGCTGAATCAGCAGGATTCTGTACTCTATCTGCCGGAAGGTTTTGCACTGCCCACGCACTCAAAATACAGGGGACAGCGGGTAACCCTGATCATTAAGGTACCGGTTGGCAAAAATATTGAGGTAGATAAAGAAGTATACCGCAACTACTCCTTTAGCAGGAATGACCGGTACGACGACGAATGGGACTTTGATTATAACGATAACTACCCCGGTCCTGTGAATATGAAAATGACCCCGGATGGCGCCGATGATATCCGGCCGGTTACACCAGTGAAAGAGTTGCCTGTCAACGATTCCACAGAGGTGAAATACCGCTACAGGGGAAATGATAGTAATTCCAACAGATAA
- a CDS encoding methionine aminotransferase, protein MISKLPDTGTTIFSVMSALAATHNAINLSQGFPDYDCSDELKALVNEAMLQGHNQYAPMPGLMPLRSAIAAKIGRLYQQNINPDTEITITPGGTYAIFTAIATCIHPGDEVIIFEPAYDSYIPNVLVNGGKPVLIPLSFPDYRINWEEVRRKITSRTKMIMLNTPHNPTGSILQENDLEELEKLVVEFNLLVLSDEVYEHLIFDGAQHHSILRYPTIYRNSFVTFSFGKVFHNTGWKMGYCVAPEHLTQEYRKVHQYLCFSVNTPMQYGLAKFLETPSHYLELAGFYQQKRDYFLDLMNGSRFTPLHSQGSYFQLMKYDRISDEGDKAFAIRLTKEAGVAVIPVSAFYQNAKDDHVIRFCFAKKNTTLEQAAARLLAV, encoded by the coding sequence ATGATTTCAAAACTGCCTGATACCGGTACTACCATCTTTTCCGTGATGTCTGCGCTCGCAGCTACGCACAACGCTATTAATCTTTCACAGGGATTTCCGGATTACGATTGCAGTGATGAACTGAAAGCATTGGTGAATGAAGCCATGCTGCAAGGGCATAATCAATATGCTCCCATGCCCGGGCTGATGCCGCTACGGTCGGCGATTGCAGCTAAAATCGGTCGCCTCTATCAGCAAAACATCAATCCGGATACAGAAATAACAATTACACCCGGCGGCACTTACGCCATCTTTACGGCCATTGCTACGTGTATCCATCCGGGTGATGAAGTAATTATATTTGAACCGGCATACGACAGCTATATTCCCAATGTGCTTGTAAATGGCGGGAAACCGGTATTGATCCCACTTTCCTTTCCGGACTACCGGATCAACTGGGAGGAGGTGCGGCGTAAAATCACCTCCCGTACCAAAATGATTATGCTCAATACACCGCATAATCCAACGGGAAGCATCTTACAGGAAAATGATCTGGAAGAACTGGAAAAACTAGTGGTGGAATTTAACCTGCTGGTATTGTCTGATGAAGTATACGAACACCTGATCTTTGATGGCGCCCAACACCACAGTATTCTGCGATACCCGACTATTTACCGCAACAGCTTTGTTACTTTTTCTTTTGGTAAAGTGTTTCATAATACCGGTTGGAAAATGGGCTATTGCGTAGCGCCGGAACACCTGACGCAGGAATACAGAAAGGTGCATCAATATCTCTGCTTTTCGGTGAACACACCCATGCAATACGGCCTCGCTAAATTCCTGGAAACGCCTTCGCATTACCTGGAGCTGGCGGGCTTCTATCAACAAAAAAGAGATTACTTCCTGGACCTGATGAACGGTTCCCGCTTTACGCCGCTACACAGCCAGGGGAGCTACTTCCAGCTGATGAAGTACGACCGCATTTCGGACGAAGGAGATAAAGCATTTGCTATCCGGCTTACCAAAGAAGCAGGCGTGGCGGTTATTCCGGTATCAGCTTTTTACCAGAACGCTAAGGATGATCACGTGATCCGTTTCTGCTTCGCCAAAAAGAACACAACGCTGGAACAAGCTGCCGCAAGACTGTTAGCGGTTTAA